A genome region from Carya illinoinensis cultivar Pawnee chromosome 2, C.illinoinensisPawnee_v1, whole genome shotgun sequence includes the following:
- the LOC122300850 gene encoding uncharacterized protein LOC122300850 isoform X1, translating to MMPTSPVVESALIQNGSLSTPSGSTESCCDAEIHLANVDEIRSDNLSLEESNLADEDGNLGSCTNSKNDYPSRFQLEQDVQRLQQQLQEEMELHAILEKAIEKNASKFSSFSCLPHQVQELLSNIALLEVNVSKLEQEMVSLHFQLSQERNERRLAEYRLRHWTSQSTSLCLSGIMDTLSSPLKCSEASVSEVSDSSEYSTCQELRDQPLESTNKCTESVIESVVDSSALCLDKKMSMKMDVKSCRPVDLTKLPKGMPPDGLWDQPNQLSEEMVRCMKSIFMSLADSVIPSKSSASEIHCSPLSPRGTSPRGHLSGSSWWSSSERSIISSWVQSPQIDIQNNCEVLASENACDPYWVRGKLSWADIGIYGLATEVSWMSVGKKQLEYAAGALRRFRALVEHLAKVNPIHLSCNEKLAFWINLYNALIMHAYLAYGVPRSDLKLFSLMQKVAYTVGGHSFSAATIEYVILKMKPPHHRPQIALLLALHKLKVSEEQGKSAVDTHEPLVVFALSCGMYSSPAVKIYTAKNVREELQESQRDFIRASVGISSKGRLLVPKMLHCFAKAFVDDANLAVWILHHLPPHQAAFVEQCISQRRQSLLGSRNCGIIPFDSRFRYLFLPNKTPLW from the exons ATGATGCCTACCTCGCCAGTTGTGGAATCTGCCTTGATCCA GAATGGTTCTCTCTCTACGCCATCGGGTTCTACTGAGAGTTGTTGTGATGCAGAAATACATCTCGCTAATGTGGATGAAATTCGGAGTGATAACTTGTCCTTAGAG GAGAGCAATCTTGCAGATGAGGATGGAAATCTTGGATCGTGCACTAATAGCAAAAATGACTATCCTTCCAGGTTTCAGCTTGAACAAGAC GTACAAAGATTACAGCAGCAGTTACAAGAAGAGATGGAACTACATGCTATCCTGGAAAAAGCTATTGAGAAGAATGCTTCGAAATTCTCAAGTTTTTCATGTCTCCCTCATCAG GTTCAGGAGCTCCTATCCAATATTGCATTATTGGAGGTCAACGTTTCAAAACTTGAACAAGAGATGGTCTCTTTGCATTTTCAACTTAGCCAAGAGAGAAATGAACGGAGGCTTGCAGAATATCGTTTGAGGCATTGGACATCTCAGTCAACATCTCTTTGCTTGTCTGGCATTATGGATACTTTG AGTTCACCTTTGAAGTGTTCAGAAGCTTCTGTTTCTGAAGTCAGCGATTCCTCTGAATATAGCACCTGCCAGGAGCTGAGAGATCAACCATTAGAATCTACTAACAAATGTACAGAGTCGGTAATAGAG AGTGTAGTGGACTCAAGTGCACTTTGCCTTGACAAGAAAATGTCTATGAAAATGGATGTCAAATCCTGTCGACCTGTAGATCTCACAAAGCTTCCTAAAGGGATGCCACCGGATGGTCTTTGGGATCAACCTAATCAATTATCTGAAGAGATGGTGAGATGTATGAAAAGTATATTCATGTCTCTGGCAGATTCTGTGATACCATCCAAATCATCTGCATCAGAGATCCACTGCTCACCTCTGTCACCACGTGGAACATCGCCACGTGGTCATCTTTCTGGTTCATCTTGGTGGTCCTCATCTGAAAGGTCAATCATTTCATCATGGGTGCAGAGCCCACAAATTGATATACAGAACAACTGTGAGGTGTTGGCTTCAGAGAATGCCTGTGATCCCTATTGGGTGCGGGGGAAACTAAGTTGGGCTGACATTGGAATCTATGGACTGGCAACTGAAGTTTCTTGGATGTCAGTTGGGAAGAAGCAATTAGAATATGCTGCAGGGGCACTGAGAAGGTTCag GGCACTTGTTGAGCATCTGGCAAAAGTGAATCCTATCCATTTGAGCTGCAATGAGAAGCTTGCTTTCTGGATCAACCTATATAATGCTCTGATCATGCAT GCATACTTGGCATATGGAGTCCCAAGAAGTGACTTGAAGCTCTTTTCTTTGATGCAAAAG GTAGCATACACTGTTGGGGGACATTCTTTCAGTGCAGCTACTATTGAGTATGTGATTCTAAAAATGAAACCACCACACCATCGGCCACAAATT GCTTTGCTTCTTGCCCTTCACAAGCTGAAGGTATCGGAGGAGCAAGGGAAGTCTGCAGTTGATACACATGAGCCGCTCGTAGTATTTGCTCTCAGCTGTGGAATGTACTCTTCACCAGCG GTAAAAATCTACACTGCTAAGAATGTGAGGGAAGAGCTTCAAGAATCACAGCGTGATTTCATTCGAGCTTCAGTTGGGATTAGCAGCAAAGGGAGGTTGTTGGTCCCCAAAATGCTACATTGCTTTGCCAAAGCCTTTGTGGATGATGCAAATCTGGCTGTATGGATATTGCATCACCTTCCGCCTCATCAGGCTGCCTTTGTTGAACAATGCATTTCACAGAGGAGGCAGAGCCTTCTTGGTTCACGCAACTGTGGCATTATTCCATTTGATTCACGCTTCCGTTACCTATTCCTGCCGAACAAAACTCCTCTTTGGTAA
- the LOC122300850 gene encoding uncharacterized protein LOC122300850 isoform X3 has protein sequence MELHAILEKAIEKNASKFSSFSCLPHQVQELLSNIALLEVNVSKLEQEMVSLHFQLSQERNERRLAEYRLRHWTSQSTSLCLSGIMDTLSSPLKCSEASVSEVSDSSEYSTCQELRDQPLESTNKCTESVIESVVDSSALCLDKKMSMKMDVKSCRPVDLTKLPKGMPPDGLWDQPNQLSEEMVRCMKSIFMSLADSVIPSKSSASEIHCSPLSPRGTSPRGHLSGSSWWSSSERSIISSWVQSPQIDIQNNCEVLASENACDPYWVRGKLSWADIGIYGLATEVSWMSVGKKQLEYAAGALRRFRALVEHLAKVNPIHLSCNEKLAFWINLYNALIMHAYLAYGVPRSDLKLFSLMQKVAYTVGGHSFSAATIEYVILKMKPPHHRPQIALLLALHKLKVSEEQGKSAVDTHEPLVVFALSCGMYSSPAVKIYTAKNVREELQESQRDFIRASVGISSKGRLLVPKMLHCFAKAFVDDANLAVWILHHLPPHQAAFVEQCISQRRQSLLGSRNCGIIPFDSRFRYLFLPNKTPLW, from the exons ATGGAACTACATGCTATCCTGGAAAAAGCTATTGAGAAGAATGCTTCGAAATTCTCAAGTTTTTCATGTCTCCCTCATCAG GTTCAGGAGCTCCTATCCAATATTGCATTATTGGAGGTCAACGTTTCAAAACTTGAACAAGAGATGGTCTCTTTGCATTTTCAACTTAGCCAAGAGAGAAATGAACGGAGGCTTGCAGAATATCGTTTGAGGCATTGGACATCTCAGTCAACATCTCTTTGCTTGTCTGGCATTATGGATACTTTG AGTTCACCTTTGAAGTGTTCAGAAGCTTCTGTTTCTGAAGTCAGCGATTCCTCTGAATATAGCACCTGCCAGGAGCTGAGAGATCAACCATTAGAATCTACTAACAAATGTACAGAGTCGGTAATAGAG AGTGTAGTGGACTCAAGTGCACTTTGCCTTGACAAGAAAATGTCTATGAAAATGGATGTCAAATCCTGTCGACCTGTAGATCTCACAAAGCTTCCTAAAGGGATGCCACCGGATGGTCTTTGGGATCAACCTAATCAATTATCTGAAGAGATGGTGAGATGTATGAAAAGTATATTCATGTCTCTGGCAGATTCTGTGATACCATCCAAATCATCTGCATCAGAGATCCACTGCTCACCTCTGTCACCACGTGGAACATCGCCACGTGGTCATCTTTCTGGTTCATCTTGGTGGTCCTCATCTGAAAGGTCAATCATTTCATCATGGGTGCAGAGCCCACAAATTGATATACAGAACAACTGTGAGGTGTTGGCTTCAGAGAATGCCTGTGATCCCTATTGGGTGCGGGGGAAACTAAGTTGGGCTGACATTGGAATCTATGGACTGGCAACTGAAGTTTCTTGGATGTCAGTTGGGAAGAAGCAATTAGAATATGCTGCAGGGGCACTGAGAAGGTTCag GGCACTTGTTGAGCATCTGGCAAAAGTGAATCCTATCCATTTGAGCTGCAATGAGAAGCTTGCTTTCTGGATCAACCTATATAATGCTCTGATCATGCAT GCATACTTGGCATATGGAGTCCCAAGAAGTGACTTGAAGCTCTTTTCTTTGATGCAAAAG GTAGCATACACTGTTGGGGGACATTCTTTCAGTGCAGCTACTATTGAGTATGTGATTCTAAAAATGAAACCACCACACCATCGGCCACAAATT GCTTTGCTTCTTGCCCTTCACAAGCTGAAGGTATCGGAGGAGCAAGGGAAGTCTGCAGTTGATACACATGAGCCGCTCGTAGTATTTGCTCTCAGCTGTGGAATGTACTCTTCACCAGCG GTAAAAATCTACACTGCTAAGAATGTGAGGGAAGAGCTTCAAGAATCACAGCGTGATTTCATTCGAGCTTCAGTTGGGATTAGCAGCAAAGGGAGGTTGTTGGTCCCCAAAATGCTACATTGCTTTGCCAAAGCCTTTGTGGATGATGCAAATCTGGCTGTATGGATATTGCATCACCTTCCGCCTCATCAGGCTGCCTTTGTTGAACAATGCATTTCACAGAGGAGGCAGAGCCTTCTTGGTTCACGCAACTGTGGCATTATTCCATTTGATTCACGCTTCCGTTACCTATTCCTGCCGAACAAAACTCCTCTTTGGTAA
- the LOC122300850 gene encoding uncharacterized protein LOC122300850 isoform X2: MMPTSPVVESALIQNGSLSTPSGSTESCCDAEIHLANVDEIRSDNLSLEESNLADEDGNLGSCTNSKNDYPSRFQLEQDVQRLQQQLQEEMELHAILEKAIEKNASKFSSFSCLPHQVQELLSNIALLEVNVSKLEQEMVSLHFQLSQERNERRLAEYRLRHWTSQSTSLCLSGIMDTLSSPLKCSEASVSEVSDSSEYSTCQELRDQPLESTNKCTESVIESVVDSSALCLDKKMSMKMDVKSCRPVDLTKLPKGMPPDGLWDQPNQLSEEMVRCMKSIFMSLADSVIPSKSSASEIHCSPLSPRGTSPRGHLSGSSWWSSSERSIISSWVQSPQIDIQNNCEVLASENACDPYWVRGKLSWADIGIYGLATEVSWMSVGKKQLEYAAGALRRFRALVEHLAKVNPIHLSCNEKLAFWINLYNALIMHAYLAYGVPRSDLKLFSLMQKALLLALHKLKVSEEQGKSAVDTHEPLVVFALSCGMYSSPAVKIYTAKNVREELQESQRDFIRASVGISSKGRLLVPKMLHCFAKAFVDDANLAVWILHHLPPHQAAFVEQCISQRRQSLLGSRNCGIIPFDSRFRYLFLPNKTPLW, from the exons ATGATGCCTACCTCGCCAGTTGTGGAATCTGCCTTGATCCA GAATGGTTCTCTCTCTACGCCATCGGGTTCTACTGAGAGTTGTTGTGATGCAGAAATACATCTCGCTAATGTGGATGAAATTCGGAGTGATAACTTGTCCTTAGAG GAGAGCAATCTTGCAGATGAGGATGGAAATCTTGGATCGTGCACTAATAGCAAAAATGACTATCCTTCCAGGTTTCAGCTTGAACAAGAC GTACAAAGATTACAGCAGCAGTTACAAGAAGAGATGGAACTACATGCTATCCTGGAAAAAGCTATTGAGAAGAATGCTTCGAAATTCTCAAGTTTTTCATGTCTCCCTCATCAG GTTCAGGAGCTCCTATCCAATATTGCATTATTGGAGGTCAACGTTTCAAAACTTGAACAAGAGATGGTCTCTTTGCATTTTCAACTTAGCCAAGAGAGAAATGAACGGAGGCTTGCAGAATATCGTTTGAGGCATTGGACATCTCAGTCAACATCTCTTTGCTTGTCTGGCATTATGGATACTTTG AGTTCACCTTTGAAGTGTTCAGAAGCTTCTGTTTCTGAAGTCAGCGATTCCTCTGAATATAGCACCTGCCAGGAGCTGAGAGATCAACCATTAGAATCTACTAACAAATGTACAGAGTCGGTAATAGAG AGTGTAGTGGACTCAAGTGCACTTTGCCTTGACAAGAAAATGTCTATGAAAATGGATGTCAAATCCTGTCGACCTGTAGATCTCACAAAGCTTCCTAAAGGGATGCCACCGGATGGTCTTTGGGATCAACCTAATCAATTATCTGAAGAGATGGTGAGATGTATGAAAAGTATATTCATGTCTCTGGCAGATTCTGTGATACCATCCAAATCATCTGCATCAGAGATCCACTGCTCACCTCTGTCACCACGTGGAACATCGCCACGTGGTCATCTTTCTGGTTCATCTTGGTGGTCCTCATCTGAAAGGTCAATCATTTCATCATGGGTGCAGAGCCCACAAATTGATATACAGAACAACTGTGAGGTGTTGGCTTCAGAGAATGCCTGTGATCCCTATTGGGTGCGGGGGAAACTAAGTTGGGCTGACATTGGAATCTATGGACTGGCAACTGAAGTTTCTTGGATGTCAGTTGGGAAGAAGCAATTAGAATATGCTGCAGGGGCACTGAGAAGGTTCag GGCACTTGTTGAGCATCTGGCAAAAGTGAATCCTATCCATTTGAGCTGCAATGAGAAGCTTGCTTTCTGGATCAACCTATATAATGCTCTGATCATGCAT GCATACTTGGCATATGGAGTCCCAAGAAGTGACTTGAAGCTCTTTTCTTTGATGCAAAAG GCTTTGCTTCTTGCCCTTCACAAGCTGAAGGTATCGGAGGAGCAAGGGAAGTCTGCAGTTGATACACATGAGCCGCTCGTAGTATTTGCTCTCAGCTGTGGAATGTACTCTTCACCAGCG GTAAAAATCTACACTGCTAAGAATGTGAGGGAAGAGCTTCAAGAATCACAGCGTGATTTCATTCGAGCTTCAGTTGGGATTAGCAGCAAAGGGAGGTTGTTGGTCCCCAAAATGCTACATTGCTTTGCCAAAGCCTTTGTGGATGATGCAAATCTGGCTGTATGGATATTGCATCACCTTCCGCCTCATCAGGCTGCCTTTGTTGAACAATGCATTTCACAGAGGAGGCAGAGCCTTCTTGGTTCACGCAACTGTGGCATTATTCCATTTGATTCACGCTTCCGTTACCTATTCCTGCCGAACAAAACTCCTCTTTGGTAA
- the LOC122300848 gene encoding uncharacterized protein LOC122300848, translating to MTDNGRNDDGIITSVDTSVEKLPNHLLIEVFIRVPVSDWVQVSCVKKEWANLFCGECLWQAALVKLYPLAGQTKKWPGPIPRGPSRRRFTALYMSKHIFALDGEIDELVGHIYLFLKEQLELSTTPPPSGILHGTMIDQFIACGKSSDMAHELASQIWLAVVDGLEENERTFCLLKNLALEADVFLPFPYSISSKVQWRVFEKLFTDFRDCFSRVDYYDVLACAKNKFQPIPSAWLGY from the exons ATGACAGATAATGGTAGAAATGACGATGGCATAATAACATCGGTTGATACCTCTGTTGAAAAGCTTCCCAATCATCTCCTGATAGAAGTTTTCATTCGAGTTCCTGTCTCAGATTGGGTACAAGTATCTTGTGTGAAAAAGGAGTGGGCCAATCTGTTTTGTGGAGAATGCTTGTGGCAAGCTGCTCTAGTCAAGCTTTACCCTTTGGCTGGCCAAACTAAAAAGTGGCCTGGACCTATCCCTCGAGGGCCAAGCAGAAG GAGATTCACAGCTTTATACATGAGTAAACACATTTTTGCTCTGGATGGTGAGATAGACGAGCTTGTGGGCcacatttatttgtttttgaaagAGCAACTTGAGCTTTCCACTACGCCACCTCCTTCAGGGATACTTCACGGAACAATGATAG ATCAATTTATTGCTTGTGGCAAATCAAGTGACATGGCCCATGAGCTAGCTTCACAGATCTGGCTGGCCGTTGTTGACGGTTTGGAGGAAAATGAACGCACgttttgcttgcttaaaaaCCTTGCACTGGAGGCCGAT GTTTTTCTTCCATTCCCATACTCTATATCAAGCAAAGTCCAATGGAGGGTGTTTGAAAAGCTGTTCACCGATTTCCGTGACTGCTTTAGTCGTGTGGATTACTATGATGTATTGGCATGCGCCAAGAACAAGTTTCAGCCGATACCATCAGCTTGGTTAGGTTACTAG